Genomic segment of Streptomyces sp. NBC_01210:
CCCGTAGTGCAGTACGTCTCCTTCGACCCGCATCCCGCCCAACTCGTCGCCGATCCGGCCCGCCAGCACCGGCAGCAGCACCTTCCCGCCGCCCGCCTCCCAGTCGATGTCGAACCAGCGGGCGTACGGCGACAGCTGCCCTTCGCGCAGCACCTCCCACAGCGCCGCGTTGTGCTGCGGCACGGCCGCCATATGGTTCGGGACGATGTCCAGGACGAGCCCGAGACCGTGTTCGCGCGCCGTACGGGCCAGCCGCCGCAGACCCTCCTCGCCGCCCAGCTCGTCCCGTACCCGGGCGGGGTCGACGACGTCATAGCCGTGCGTCGACCCCGGTACGGCCTCCAGCACCGGCGACAGATGCAGATGCGAGACGCCGAGCCCGGCGATGTACGGGACCGCTGCCGCGGCGGCCGAGAACGGGAAGTCCGGCTGGAGCTGCAGCCGGTATGTGGCGGTGGGCGTCATGCGAACGTACGTACCCAGCTTGAGGGCTTCTGTGTCATCGGCCCGTGCACGGGTACCGGCCGTTCGGACTACTCGCAGGGCGGACCCCTTGCTCGGGCGCGCCGCGGACCTGCACGGCCGATGAGGGTCGTCCTGCCGGCCGCGCCCGCTGTGCGCGCTGCCTTCGTGGACCGTACGGGCGACGGGCCCCGCGCACGCGGTCTGCTGTCGCACGCAGTCCGCGCCGCCGAGCCTGTCCACCCGATCGCGATGACGGCTACGCAGGCCGCCGCAGCACCGTCAGACTCCGCCCCAGCAGCGGCACCCGTTCTCCGGCCGCCACCTTCGGCCCCTCGCCCGGCGGGACCCCCTCCTTGCGTGCCGTGTCCACGACCACCTGCCACTGTCGGCCGTGGTTCACCGGCACCGCGAAGTCCAGATCGTCCGCGCTGGCGTTGAACATCAGCAGGAACGAGTCGTCGGCGATCCGCTCGCCCCGCGGCCCCGGCTCCGAGATCGCATGGCCGTTCAGGAACACCGACAGCGCCTTGGCGGACGCCGACTGCCAGTCCCGCTGGACCATCTCCTCACCTTCCGGAGTGAACCAGGCGATGTCGGAGAGCTCGTCGTGCGTCCCCTCCACCGGTCGGCCGTGGAAGAAACGCCGCCGCCTGAAGACCGGATGGTCGCGCCGCAGCCACACCATCGCCCGGGTGAACGCCAGCAGTGTGCCGTCCTCGTCCGCGCCCGGCTCCGGCCAGCGCACCCAGGAGACCTCGTTGTCCTGGCAGTACGCGTTGTTGTTGCCGCCCTGCGTACGCGCGAACTCGTCGCCGTGGCTGAGCATCGGCACACCCTGCGAGAGCATCAGCGTGGCGATGAAGTTGCGCATCTGCCGGTCCCGCAGATCGAGCACCTCGGGGTCGGTCGTCCCGCCCTCCGCGCCGCAGTTCCAGGACCGGTTGTGGTTCTCGCCGTCGCGGTTGCCCTCGCCGTTCGCCTCGTTGTGCTTGTCGTTGTACGAGACCAGATCGTGCAGCGTGAATCCGTCGTGGCAGGTGGTGAAGTTGATGGAGGCGAGCGGCCGCCGCCCGTCGTCCTGGTACAGGTCGGACGAGCCGGTCAGCCGGGATGCGAACTCCGCCAGCGTCCGTGGTTCGCCCCGCCACAGGTCCCGCACGGTGTCCCGGTACTTGCCGTTCCACTCGGTCCACAGCGGCGGGAAGTTCCCCACCTGATAGCCGCCCTCGCCCACGTCCCACGGCTCGGCGATCAGCTTCACCTGACTGACCACCGGGTCCTGCTGCACCAGATCGAAGAACGAGGACAGCCGGTCCACCTCGTGGAACTGCCGGGCCAGCGTGGCCGCCAGGTCGAAGCGGAAGCCGTCGACATGCATCTCGGTCACCCAGTAGCGCAGCGAGTCCATGATCAGCTGCAGTACATGGGGGCTGCGCATCAGCAGTGAGTTCCCGGTGCCGGTCGTGTCCGTGTAGTAGCGCGGATCGTCGGACAGCCGGTAGTACGAGGCATTGTCGAGGCCCCGGAAGGAGAGCGTCGGCCCCAGATGGTTGCCCTCCGCCGTGTGGTTGTAGACCACGTCGAGGATGACCTCGATGCCCGCCTTGTGCAGCGCCCGTACGGCCTGCTTGAACTCCAGCACCTGCTCGCCCCGGTCGCCCCAGGAGGCGTAGGAATTGTGCGGCGCGAAGAACCCGATGGTGTTGTAGCCCCAGTAGTTGTTCAGCCCCGCGTCCACCAGCCGGTGGTCGTTGACGAACTGATGCACCGGCATCAACTCGAGCGTCGTGACGCCCAGTTCGGTCAGATGCGAGATGACGGCGGGGTGCGCGAGCCCCGCGTACGTGCCGCGCAGCTCCTCCGGCAGCTCCGGATGCAGCATCGTGAGGCCCTTCACATGGGCCTCGTAGATCACCGTGCGGTGGTAGTCGGTACGCGGCGGCCGGTCGTCGCCCCAGTCGAAGTACGGGTTGACCACGACGGAGGCCATCGTGTGCGGCGCCGAGTCCAGATCGTTGCGCGAGTCCGGCCTGCCGAAGTGGTAGCCGTACACCGTCTCGCCCCAGTCGATGCTGCCGCTGATCGCACGGGCGTACGGATCGAGGAGCAGCTTCGCGGAGTTGCAGCGCTGCCCGCGCTCCGGGGCGTACGGACCGTGGACCCGGAATCCGTACCGCTGACCCGGCATCACGCCCGGCAGATAGGCGTGCCGTACGAAGGCATCGGTCTCGCGCAGCTCGACGTCGGTCTCCGAGCCGTCGTCGTGCAGTAGGCACAGTTCGATTCGTCGGGCGGCTTCTGAATACACCGCGAAGTTGGTGCCGGCGCCG
This window contains:
- the glgX gene encoding glycogen debranching protein GlgX, giving the protein MQVWPGQAYPLGATYDGAGTNFAVYSEAARRIELCLLHDDGSETDVELRETDAFVRHAYLPGVMPGQRYGFRVHGPYAPERGQRCNSAKLLLDPYARAISGSIDWGETVYGYHFGRPDSRNDLDSAPHTMASVVVNPYFDWGDDRPPRTDYHRTVIYEAHVKGLTMLHPELPEELRGTYAGLAHPAVISHLTELGVTTLELMPVHQFVNDHRLVDAGLNNYWGYNTIGFFAPHNSYASWGDRGEQVLEFKQAVRALHKAGIEVILDVVYNHTAEGNHLGPTLSFRGLDNASYYRLSDDPRYYTDTTGTGNSLLMRSPHVLQLIMDSLRYWVTEMHVDGFRFDLAATLARQFHEVDRLSSFFDLVQQDPVVSQVKLIAEPWDVGEGGYQVGNFPPLWTEWNGKYRDTVRDLWRGEPRTLAEFASRLTGSSDLYQDDGRRPLASINFTTCHDGFTLHDLVSYNDKHNEANGEGNRDGENHNRSWNCGAEGGTTDPEVLDLRDRQMRNFIATLMLSQGVPMLSHGDEFARTQGGNNNAYCQDNEVSWVRWPEPGADEDGTLLAFTRAMVWLRRDHPVFRRRRFFHGRPVEGTHDELSDIAWFTPEGEEMVQRDWQSASAKALSVFLNGHAISEPGPRGERIADDSFLLMFNASADDLDFAVPVNHGRQWQVVVDTARKEGVPPGEGPKVAAGERVPLLGRSLTVLRRPA